The Glycine soja cultivar W05 chromosome 4, ASM419377v2, whole genome shotgun sequence genomic sequence ttaTCTTGATCTAATCATGCCCTAGTTTGTATTAGCTCACAAAAGGTCCATTGGCTTTAACTAGGCTTCAACCTCATTTTTGAAGCTCaaatagaatttatttatttttaattgacttGCTATAGTTTGACACTCACATCGAGCCCTCAATTGACTTGGTCTGAATCTGTTTTCAATGAAATATTGGGCTTAGGCTTTAAGTTTTGGTCAATTCGAATTAAATTTGAGCATTTTAATCCAATTTTGTTTAGTCCAAAAAGCCTATACAAATTAACCAAACTTGAGTCTCatttagaaaatcaaattgaagctGGGAAATTTGGCTTGATTATTATAGCTTGTGACCCGGCCCACATTGAGCTctcaattaatttgaattaaatccCAACATGCATATGACCAATAATGAGCACAAATTAAATTTAGGCCATTTTAAcccaacccaatcatggcatgATTAGACTTAACTTGCAAAAGGCCTTTATGGGTCAAACTTTCCATGATTGGGCTTAACATCACACACAGAATGTTTTGTTCGTCAAATGCTTCTGGTGCCCAACTGTCCATGTGGCAGTAATCACCACCATATGTGAGAAAATATAGATCTGATGAGGATGGTATGCTTCAATTGAACTTATAGCCGTGTTTTGCATTTACAAAACGCACATTTTTATGTAATGCTCTCAAAGATAAACCACTACTTTACACTCTCCTTTTGCACACATAACAGAGAAACAAATCACCCCCAATGTCATTGGCTCGAGAGTTTTATGAGAAGTAATATTTAGGGAAGGgtttgtaattttaatcaaatcaccATATTCTTTTCCATCAACTTTAATTACCattatattcaataaaaatgcCTATAGAATTTAATAGTGCAACGGTAAGAGTCCAGTGGGGATCTAATGGAGACCACTGTAGTTCCAGGCTACAATTATAGGGTAGTATTCAAGTATAGTTCAAGTATTTTCTGTTCACTTTGTTTTGGAGGTCTAATTGGTCTTCAAGACCATATAAATAGAATCCATAACTCCATCTCTGTTGTACCTTCAAAACAATTAACCCGACCGTAGGAAGCATGCTAATTGATTACTTGATGACATTCATTTCTAAGCCATGTCTAAATGATTCTGGTACATTGTGTGCTTCCCAATAGACACGATGAAGGGAACATCTGATATGTCTTAGACATGTCTGGAGGAAATAAAATATGTCAGACtttaaaacatattaattagATTGGCAGAAGGTTTTAAATGGGAATGGTACGTCTTGgctttttcttgatctttgaTAAAGACGTTCAAGAAAGCATCATGTGATCCTTCGTGCCAATGTCTCTACCTAGACCATTTGGCCTTTGCCCTTTCATGAATACATGAGGCTATCCTTCTGAGGTGTTTGATAAAGATGTTTAAGACAGCATCATGTGGTTTTTATGCCAATGTCACCCACTTGACCCCATTTGCATATCCCTCCCTCCATGAATCATTTCAGTACCAAATGTTATGTCATTTCCAAACTCCTCTcttcatctatatatatagagagtcaTGGTTACAGTCCAAATTAAGCAATTCAAGTCCAAGAATTCTCTAAGCATCAAAAAAGAATTAAGCATAATGGGTTTCAGTTTGCGTGGTCTTCAAAGGCGTGTGGATGTCCCAAAGGGCCGTGTAGCAGTGTATGTAGGAGAAAATCAAAAGAAGCGCTTTGTGATTCCCATATCATACTTGAACCAACCTTCATTTCTTGAGTTGTTGAATCAAGCTGAGCAAGAATTTGGATTTGATCATCCAATGGGTGGCCTCACAATTCCTTGCAATGAGAATGTCTTCCTAGATGTCACTTCTCGCTTGCATAGCCGATAGATTAAGGAGCTCAATTAACATAGATATATCATGCAAGTGTCAATATTGATAAACTAATTATATAGTTTTGTAGAAATGACAAAGTCTAACCTTGtagactttttcttctttccattTTGTTCCCCCAAGGAAACGGAATGATGTACTGATTGTACTCTAACAGAGAATTCTATGAACAAAGATTATTAGACTTTTTCTTCTAATATGAGTTTGGTTTCTTTTTGTTTACCTTTATTttggtaataatatttttattttgctgtTAACTGAACGAGTTTTTATTCATCTTTGttcgacaaaaaaaaaaaacaaaaactcaaaattgGTTAACTCATGAGTAATTGCATATTCGATGGAAGAAATAGCAATTTTCTGCTTTTTAGAATGTCTAATTTATTATGAGGTACACGATTTTAATTGTTTGTGGAAATGGTATTAAAGTGGGCTTAGAAAAgacttatgtttttttaattatatactgtttaattttaaaaaaatcatttttaatttctgaaaaaaatataatttttagtttttccttttattttaagaaattatttcatcatcgttttttaaattaaaagaaaaacacatatAAACTACTTTGGTTTTGTGTGGCTCAATTATTTTTGGAGAGCAATCCAATTTGGTGTATTTTGGCCACCAAGAGTGACCAGACAAAGGCCCATGTGAACATGACGCCATATTATCTTACATCCATATACGTGAAATTTGGTGCAGATACATATATTCAATCATGTTGCGAGAACTAAGGTTCAATATTTTCAATGGGTTCACTTTGTTACTGACACCAACTCCATATACAACCAAATACCAAATGCATGAAACTGGTTAATGACTTCCCGAGCTCTACATGGTTAATGCGGCTGTTGGGTATTTACATGATTATAATCAtacctaataaataattaaattataagtgggtattataattataactaatttttaaaatatgagtatAAATTGATATAACtagttattgtttttaaaatatgggTATATAACTAGTTATAACTAGTTATAAATAAACTAGTTATATATCCAATTATATAATAAGTTATGTCTGATATCaattatataactaattatggatgaaaaaaaattatttaaaatatctataactataaaattagttataattttatacctattttatataactagttatataaaattagtCATAAGTATTATATTAAAACTAGTTTTTGGAGCATCCCTATGCCTGGGATATCATATCAGTGCAGTTGTGCTTTCCTGTTCATATCGCTTTTATAGAAAGTAGAAAcagattttttccttttaattataatttaaaaaaaaaatcccaattttttaattggataaAAAGTTATGTTTGTAACACATGGTTAAATCACACTTAGTTATTTTACTCGGAATGTTTATTTGTCATCTGCTTCTGCTGCCCAACAATTCATATGGTAGTAATCACCACCATATTTGAGAATATATATAGACCTGAAGAGGATGGTATGCTTCAATTCAGTATATATCCGAGTTTTACATTTACAAAAGGCgcatttttatgtaattaagcTCAAAGATAAATAACTACTCTCCTATTGCAAGCGAAACAGAAACGAAACACACACATTATAATTGTCTCTGATAGATTATGAGAATTTTCAGAGAAAGActtgtaattttaataaattacctTATTTCTT encodes the following:
- the LOC114408418 gene encoding auxin-induced protein 15A-like, whose amino-acid sequence is MVTVQIKQFKSKNSLSIKKELSIMGFSLRGLQRRVDVPKGRVAVYVGENQKKRFVIPISYLNQPSFLELLNQAEQEFGFDHPMGGLTIPCNENVFLDVTSRLHSR